In Methanolobus chelungpuianus, the following proteins share a genomic window:
- a CDS encoding SIMPL domain-containing protein, with translation MPYYIIIALTIVVVLLATTAYANSQAAYTKDSVSTIQMTGNSERMVTPDTAQLSIGVVVQAQNSSEAAAKNAAIMSTIVGELKALGLEDREIQTSYVSVYPIYNYYEGKASIEGYSASNNVQVTTTKLAMLSSIIDKSAAAGANQIGGVYFTVSEEKQKELREELIDEAVADASSKAAALARSLGVSIAGVQSSSISDGTQPIVYYDRAEAAKDTAAGATPVEPGESKVAMSVYVTYIIN, from the coding sequence ATGCCGTATTATATCATCATCGCACTGACGATAGTCGTGGTGCTGCTGGCGACAACGGCCTATGCCAATTCACAGGCAGCATATACAAAGGATTCAGTAAGCACGATACAGATGACCGGGAACTCAGAAAGGATGGTCACACCCGATACTGCACAGCTGAGCATCGGTGTTGTGGTCCAGGCCCAGAACTCCAGCGAAGCAGCCGCAAAGAACGCAGCCATCATGAGCACTATAGTCGGCGAGCTCAAGGCTCTTGGCCTGGAGGACAGGGAGATACAGACATCATACGTTTCCGTGTATCCCATATACAACTACTATGAAGGGAAGGCCAGCATTGAAGGGTACTCAGCTTCGAACAACGTGCAGGTGACCACCACAAAGCTCGCTATGCTGAGCAGCATCATTGACAAGTCCGCAGCTGCAGGTGCAAACCAGATAGGAGGAGTCTATTTCACGGTTTCCGAGGAAAAGCAGAAAGAACTGCGCGAGGAACTCATAGATGAAGCTGTTGCCGACGCATCATCCAAGGCCGCAGCACTTGCCAGGAGCCTGGGTGTCAGCATCGCCGGAGTACAGAGCTCATCCATTAGTGACGGCACACAGCCGATAGTATACTATGACAGGGCTGAGGCAGCAAAGGATACGGCAGCCGGAGCCACCCCCGTAGAGCCGGGAGAGTCAAAGGTCGCTATGTCCGTTTACGTCACCTATATCATCAATTAA
- a CDS encoding oligosaccharide flippase family protein yields the protein MKYLISSIYGYLFHDRLSNDGFEILKNIIHVGVGTVIGSFLIVIFNILVGRMLGPEGYGQITLIDSIAMFLCPPMLLGVNTAMVKYNSEKLDFPRQQKIVSTSYILVFILSCLSLIFYILLADIIRSIFSVPPYIYYLSIIFSILYILHSLTTNTLQSLHKMNMLSISKLLYGLVLLSSALIFMHFNSLSVLSIITCLYLSYASVILLTLLSTYKLLRFKFDLKWAKTLFHYGTFSVFSNISYILYTNIDKILINKYMLVSDVGLYTAYYRSSISIIALISGILVTVLFPVMSKYENKSVILQRLNYFMPYLLIFGFLFSLISEYLIINLYGQDYQLKLSLVLLFAITAAIFSCYNLYTWIFNSVGIKGVKLTMLGTGSIAVANILLDIILIPMFGLLGAIGATALAYCIGIFIIIIRFKVNLESLL from the coding sequence ATGAAATATTTAATAAGTAGTATCTATGGGTATCTGTTTCATGATAGATTGAGCAATGATGGCTTTGAGATTTTAAAAAATATTATCCATGTTGGCGTTGGGACAGTTATAGGTAGTTTCCTTATAGTTATCTTTAATATTTTGGTAGGAAGAATGCTTGGTCCAGAAGGATATGGACAAATCACCCTAATAGACTCCATTGCAATGTTTTTGTGTCCTCCAATGTTATTAGGTGTTAATACTGCAATGGTAAAATACAATTCAGAAAAACTTGATTTCCCTCGGCAGCAAAAAATTGTATCTACTTCATATATTCTTGTTTTTATACTTTCATGTCTTTCTCTAATATTTTATATACTTCTAGCAGATATTATCAGAAGTATATTTTCTGTTCCTCCTTACATCTATTATTTATCCATTATTTTTTCGATTTTATATATATTGCATTCTTTAACTACAAACACGCTTCAAAGTCTTCATAAAATGAATATGCTTTCAATTTCAAAACTATTATATGGTTTAGTACTACTGTCATCTGCGTTAATATTTATGCATTTTAATAGTCTGTCTGTTTTATCAATTATAACTTGCTTATACTTATCATATGCCTCTGTAATTCTATTAACTTTATTGTCCACTTATAAACTTTTACGTTTTAAATTCGATCTCAAATGGGCGAAAACACTATTTCACTATGGGACTTTTAGTGTTTTTAGTAATATATCATATATTCTATATACTAATATAGATAAAATATTAATTAATAAATATATGCTAGTATCTGATGTTGGATTATATACTGCTTATTATCGTTCGTCAATAAGTATAATTGCTCTAATTTCTGGAATTTTAGTGACTGTTCTATTTCCAGTAATGTCAAAATATGAAAATAAATCTGTAATATTACAAAGATTAAATTATTTTATGCCATATTTACTTATTTTTGGATTCCTATTCTCATTAATATCTGAATATCTGATTATTAATTTGTATGGACAAGATTATCAATTGAAATTGTCTCTTGTGTTGCTTTTTGCAATAACAGCAGCTATATTTTCCTGTTATAATCTATATACATGGATATTTAATTCGGTAGGTATTAAAGGTGTTAAATTAACAATGTTAGGAACTGGAAGTATAGCTGTGGCCAATATATTACTTGATATAATTTTAATTCCGATGTTTGGTTTACTTGGTGCAATAGGAGCAACAGCACTAGCTTATTGTATAGGTATCTTCATCATTATTATTAGATTTAAAGTAAATCTTGAGTCACTACTTTAA
- a CDS encoding DUF169 domain-containing protein: MDIEKINHLGEELTGILKLGTSPVAVTFIREDEDVPAGIPQLEGALRHCAMVDRARKEKGAFYALAENQECGIGASSLGMGSRCREISSGDFYYSFGCFSTLEAAKRAIDEMPLMPEGSVKAVVFSALERAVLVPDVVVIVAAPDKIMKLSQAVLHRDGGRVHASFAALQSLCVESVAQPYLQERVNVSLGCSGSRVFGGLAREEMAMGIPFGILEDVVGSVRLMFRL, from the coding sequence ATGGATATTGAAAAAATAAATCATCTGGGAGAGGAGCTGACAGGGATCCTGAAACTGGGAACATCTCCGGTTGCAGTGACCTTTATCCGGGAGGATGAGGATGTGCCTGCCGGCATACCGCAGCTTGAGGGCGCGTTGCGGCACTGTGCAATGGTGGACCGTGCCAGGAAAGAGAAAGGGGCTTTCTATGCACTTGCGGAGAACCAGGAGTGCGGCATAGGTGCCTCATCTCTCGGGATGGGCAGCCGGTGCAGGGAGATCTCATCGGGTGATTTCTACTATTCCTTTGGCTGCTTCAGCACCCTTGAGGCTGCTAAAAGGGCCATCGACGAGATGCCGCTGATGCCGGAGGGCTCCGTGAAGGCCGTGGTTTTCTCTGCACTTGAGAGAGCGGTCCTTGTTCCGGATGTTGTGGTGATCGTGGCTGCGCCGGATAAGATCATGAAGCTCTCGCAGGCTGTGCTTCACAGGGACGGCGGAAGGGTCCATGCAAGTTTTGCTGCCCTGCAGAGCCTGTGCGTGGAAAGCGTGGCCCAGCCGTATCTGCAGGAGAGAGTGAACGTGAGCCTTGGATGTTCGGGAAGCCGTGTCTTTGGCGGCCTGGCCAGGGAGGAAATGGCCATGGGTATTCCCTTCGGGATATTGGAGGACGTGGTTGGATCTGTCAGGCTGATGTTCAGGCTGTAG
- a CDS encoding glycosyltransferase family 2 protein — protein MTVVAAIPAFNEEIAIGSVIVRARQHVDEVLVIDDGSADSTAQVAELMGATVLRHSQNAGKGMALRTAFEWAIDKQVDILVTLDADGQHNPDEIPRIIEPILWKKADIVNGARFLKGHSVKVPRYRRMGQEILTHATNMTADVKLNDSQSGFRAFSKDTFPAFRFNNAGMGVESEMVADASAAGFKITEVPITCRYDVEGSTFNPVKHGMNVLGSIVNQFQRKHPLLYFGVPGFLLFLFGLVLAFRTLFIFQATGKFAIGTSLIAMTSAMVGIFGMFSGLILNSVASHIRDLKSQL, from the coding sequence ATGACGGTAGTTGCTGCAATCCCTGCATTCAATGAGGAGATAGCCATAGGGAGCGTTATAGTGCGGGCCAGGCAGCACGTCGATGAGGTTCTGGTGATAGACGACGGCAGCGCGGACAGCACTGCCCAGGTGGCAGAACTCATGGGCGCCACCGTCCTGCGCCACTCCCAGAACGCCGGGAAAGGCATGGCGCTTCGCACCGCCTTCGAGTGGGCCATCGACAAGCAGGTGGACATCCTCGTGACCCTGGACGCCGACGGCCAGCACAACCCCGACGAGATCCCCCGCATCATCGAACCCATCCTCTGGAAGAAGGCCGACATCGTCAACGGCGCAAGATTCCTCAAAGGCCACAGCGTCAAGGTCCCCAGGTACAGGCGCATGGGACAGGAAATATTAACGCACGCCACCAACATGACAGCCGATGTCAAGTTAAACGACTCCCAGAGCGGTTTCCGGGCCTTCTCCAAAGACACCTTCCCAGCCTTCCGTTTCAACAACGCCGGCATGGGCGTGGAGTCCGAGATGGTGGCCGATGCGAGTGCTGCCGGCTTCAAGATAACAGAAGTGCCGATAACCTGCAGGTATGATGTAGAGGGGTCAACGTTCAATCCTGTGAAGCACGGGATGAACGTGCTGGGATCCATTGTCAATCAGTTCCAGAGGAAGCATCCGCTATTGTATTTCGGGGTGCCTGGATTTCTATTGTTTTTATTTGGACTGGTTCTTGCTTTCAGGACTCTGTTCATCTTTCAGGCCACCGGCAAGTTTGCAATTGGAACCTCTTTAATAGCAATGACATCTGCAATGGTAGGGATCTTTGGGATGTTCAGTGGATTGATATTGAATTCAGTGGCTTCCCACATCAGGGATTTAAAGTCACAACTCTAA
- a CDS encoding glycosyltransferase family 4 protein gives MKLLVCTTEYHPFGSGIANVAFNVVEQLKKMGVECIICSPTGPDIEIKSLKGYGRLGLLYFWFKVKKYFKNKVYEYDAVWLHYPLFLGSIPFKNCVITVHSTAYGFMNENISPTYYYKLCYALEKYCLNRFKQSIFTGVSSKTCSELEIILSHNKPVKHILNGVDTAVFKPLNFKEQIKEKFGLPINSKVILSVGRLVDHKRPFLMIDTFNQVQQTISEKYTLAIAGKGKLYDSLINYVAVNTIPNVIFLGFVQDTELPSLYSCSDFFIITSSYEGGEPTLTVAEALSSGLPCIVSDIPNLKFIEEIKAGLVVDFDNIETAEDIITSFISNDCVSYANNARAYAKSILDWKVVSERYLQVIESMVYSDEQK, from the coding sequence GTGAAATTATTAGTATGTACTACTGAATATCATCCATTTGGATCAGGAATTGCTAACGTTGCATTCAATGTAGTAGAGCAGCTTAAAAAAATGGGTGTAGAGTGTATAATTTGTTCACCTACTGGTCCTGATATTGAAATCAAATCATTAAAAGGATATGGACGTCTGGGTTTACTCTATTTTTGGTTTAAAGTGAAGAAATATTTTAAAAATAAAGTTTATGAATATGATGCTGTTTGGTTACATTATCCATTATTCCTTGGCAGTATTCCCTTCAAAAATTGTGTAATTACTGTACATTCTACTGCTTATGGTTTCATGAATGAAAATATTTCTCCAACATATTATTATAAACTTTGTTATGCCTTGGAGAAATACTGTTTAAATCGGTTTAAACAATCCATTTTTACTGGTGTTAGTTCTAAAACATGTAGTGAATTAGAAATTATATTATCTCACAATAAACCTGTTAAACACATTTTGAATGGAGTTGACACGGCAGTATTCAAGCCACTAAACTTTAAGGAGCAGATTAAAGAGAAATTCGGTCTTCCCATAAATTCAAAAGTAATCCTTTCTGTAGGAAGGTTGGTTGATCATAAGAGGCCATTCTTAATGATTGATACATTTAATCAAGTACAACAAACAATTTCTGAAAAGTATACATTAGCAATTGCAGGGAAAGGAAAATTGTATGACTCATTAATAAACTATGTAGCAGTTAACACTATACCTAATGTTATATTTCTTGGTTTTGTTCAAGATACAGAATTGCCTTCTTTATATTCATGTTCTGATTTTTTCATAATTACTTCCAGTTATGAAGGTGGTGAGCCCACTTTAACTGTTGCCGAAGCACTCTCTTCAGGATTGCCTTGCATTGTATCTGATATTCCAAACCTCAAATTTATAGAAGAAATAAAAGCAGGCCTAGTTGTTGATTTTGATAATATTGAAACTGCAGAAGATATAATTACATCATTTATTTCAAATGACTGCGTCTCTTATGCAAACAATGCAAGAGCCTATGCAAAAAGCATTTTAGATTGGAAAGTTGTAAGTGAAAGGTATTTACAGGTTATTGAATCTATGGTGTATTCTGATGAACAAAAATAA
- a CDS encoding SDR family NAD(P)-dependent oxidoreductase codes for MPKIVVTGGAGFIGSHIAESLAKDGHEIVIVDNLDPYYSVDIKQKNIDIVLASGDASFINADVTDLNAMKEIIDSTVDYVYHEAAQAGVRISVEDPFKPNNVNVVGTLNVLKASLEADVKKVINASSSSVYGKVKYLPFDEKHPTEPVSPYGVSKLAAEHYCRVFYEVYGLPTTSLRYFTVYGPRMRPDLAISIFTKKMLANEPITVFGDGEQTRDFTYIDDVVEANRRLLNNKSTDNIIMNIGSGKRISINDLINALKQITSSCSEVIFTSEQKGDAEATLSDVTLAAGIIDFTPAIPLKEGLQKFVNWFIFD; via the coding sequence TTGCCTAAAATAGTTGTTACAGGTGGGGCTGGTTTCATCGGATCACATATTGCAGAGAGTCTTGCAAAGGATGGTCATGAAATCGTTATTGTGGATAACCTTGATCCTTATTATTCTGTTGACATCAAGCAGAAGAATATCGATATAGTTCTTGCAAGCGGCGATGCCAGTTTCATCAACGCAGATGTCACAGACCTGAATGCAATGAAAGAGATCATTGACAGCACTGTGGATTATGTCTATCACGAAGCGGCCCAGGCCGGAGTAAGGATCTCAGTTGAAGATCCATTCAAACCCAACAATGTAAATGTGGTTGGAACTCTCAATGTCCTTAAAGCTTCACTGGAAGCAGATGTCAAAAAAGTTATCAACGCTTCATCTTCCTCTGTTTATGGTAAAGTAAAATATCTACCCTTCGATGAAAAGCATCCAACAGAACCAGTATCTCCATACGGTGTCAGCAAACTGGCTGCTGAGCATTACTGTCGTGTCTTCTATGAAGTATATGGCCTGCCAACAACTTCTCTGCGCTATTTCACAGTCTACGGCCCAAGAATGAGGCCTGATCTGGCGATATCCATCTTTACAAAGAAGATGCTTGCGAACGAACCTATAACTGTATTCGGGGATGGGGAACAGACAAGGGATTTTACTTATATTGATGATGTTGTTGAGGCGAATAGAAGACTACTCAACAATAAGTCCACCGATAATATAATTATGAATATTGGAAGCGGTAAACGGATAAGCATTAATGATCTAATTAATGCTTTAAAACAAATAACAAGCTCATGCTCTGAAGTTATTTTTACTAGTGAGCAGAAGGGTGATGCTGAAGCTACCCTTTCAGATGTGACATTAGCTGCTGGAATAATCGATTTTACCCCCGCCATACCCCTTAAAGAAGGGTTGCAGAAGTTTGTAAATTGGTTTATTTTTGATTAA
- a CDS encoding CPBP family intramembrane glutamic endopeptidase: MHLPGCLRKGRTFRLAREQGLSNGKAYILLKNIQHVLIDLTLLMSTERKSILSMGLTAKAGSKNMSAPKISGYLKSDAGIILVPVCLIMLAELLLLAGREYISIWMHVGIVMLLAFATTFVHKRELTMVFQALMLLSLLRLVNISMPVFFEKTLYIFVFTYAPLLIPIIIVLRAQDFRFSWRISEEMKRNRILYSLIAVIAAVAIAEGEYAIIEAGYLIPDLSFSSLLQLSIVMIFFVGLVEEIIFRYILQTRLEQVLGTWPALLTASILFGVMHSGYGTIYEVLMTGIAGLVIGYLYVRTRSLYLITLIHGLTNVFLFGIIPHLGPGLGLL; this comes from the coding sequence ATGCATCTCCCCGGCTGCCTGCGCAAGGGCAGGACCTTCCGGCTGGCACGGGAGCAGGGCCTTTCTAATGGCAAGGCATATATTCTCCTTAAGAATATACAACATGTTCTTATTGACCTGACGCTTTTGATGAGTACGGAAAGAAAAAGCATACTGTCAATGGGTCTGACTGCCAAAGCGGGTTCTAAAAACATGAGCGCTCCAAAAATATCCGGGTACCTGAAATCTGATGCAGGGATCATACTGGTGCCTGTATGCCTCATCATGCTGGCAGAACTCCTCCTGCTTGCAGGCAGGGAGTATATTTCCATCTGGATGCATGTGGGCATTGTTATGCTCTTGGCATTTGCCACAACCTTTGTTCACAAAAGGGAACTCACAATGGTCTTCCAGGCCCTGATGCTCCTGTCTCTCCTGCGGCTTGTCAACATATCAATGCCTGTGTTCTTTGAGAAGACCCTCTACATATTCGTGTTCACCTATGCTCCGCTGTTAATCCCGATCATCATTGTCCTGAGAGCGCAGGACTTCAGGTTCTCGTGGAGGATCAGCGAGGAAATGAAGAGGAACCGGATACTCTATTCCCTTATCGCTGTCATTGCGGCAGTTGCAATTGCAGAAGGGGAGTACGCTATCATTGAGGCAGGGTACCTCATACCGGACCTTTCATTCAGCAGCCTGCTGCAGTTATCCATAGTCATGATATTCTTTGTGGGGCTGGTGGAAGAGATCATATTCAGATACATCCTGCAGACAAGGCTGGAGCAGGTGCTTGGCACCTGGCCCGCGCTCCTGACAGCAAGCATTCTTTTTGGTGTCATGCACTCCGGCTATGGCACCATATATGAGGTCCTGATGACCGGCATTGCGGGCCTTGTGATCGGTTACCTCTACGTCAGGACCAGGAGCCTGTACCTGATAACCCTGATACATGGCCTCACGAACGTGTTCCTGTTCGGCATCATTCCCCACCTGGGGCCCGGCCTGGGCCTCTTATAA
- a CDS encoding FIMAH domain-containing protein: MARLQKLLMQIAVIAVLTLAYTSPALAQDEMECPPTIEGLKECIDHHYSQGDISGQGTYNSLMAKADAAQAAADRGQTDTAGNILNAFINQVNAQNSNKITPEVAAHITHHAQMTIEEL; the protein is encoded by the coding sequence ATGGCACGTTTACAGAAGTTGCTCATGCAGATAGCAGTCATAGCGGTACTGACACTTGCATATACGTCTCCCGCCCTGGCGCAGGATGAGATGGAATGCCCTCCGACCATCGAGGGGCTCAAGGAATGTATAGATCATCACTACTCTCAGGGTGACATCTCCGGCCAGGGAACCTACAACAGCCTCATGGCCAAGGCAGATGCAGCCCAGGCCGCAGCGGATCGCGGACAGACGGACACTGCAGGCAATATCCTCAATGCATTCATCAACCAGGTGAACGCACAGAACTCCAATAAGATCACACCGGAAGTTGCCGCCCATATAACACATCACGCGCAGATGACGATTGAGGAACTCTAA
- a CDS encoding glycosyltransferase family 4 protein encodes MKILRVAADLYPNVVGGVGLHAHEMSRMQAALGHDVTVYTCADHNGRVSSESGYNSCTFKPLIKLLGNSITPDMLFELWNNRRSFDIIHAHSHLFFSTNLCALVNELGSSPLVVTNHGLNSQTAPKWFQDFYNLTGTRFTYSAADRIICYTDTEKRELVGMGIKANKISVIHNGINTDHFVPADSPCYDKRRLLWIGRYAKGKGVDYLIDAFHILRSRFPGIHLTMVGRGPDKDRIASKIDQLGLDQDVALKDFIPNSEIVSLYQSSSVFVLPSLEEGVPRTILEAMACGIPVVCTRLPQLVDIVDGSGILVSLRDVDSLVQGISEILSDASIARTLGENGRENVVENYSWTDTVKKTIQLYEELI; translated from the coding sequence GTGAAAATATTGCGTGTTGCAGCAGACCTGTATCCTAATGTAGTTGGTGGTGTCGGATTGCACGCACATGAAATGTCACGTATGCAGGCTGCACTGGGGCATGATGTAACAGTTTACACTTGTGCGGACCATAATGGAAGAGTTTCATCTGAATCCGGGTACAACTCCTGTACCTTTAAACCATTGATTAAACTTCTTGGAAACTCCATAACCCCTGACATGCTCTTTGAATTATGGAACAACAGACGCAGCTTCGATATAATTCATGCTCATTCTCATCTTTTCTTCTCAACTAACCTCTGTGCACTCGTTAATGAGTTAGGTTCTTCTCCACTTGTGGTTACAAACCACGGCTTAAACTCACAGACTGCTCCTAAGTGGTTCCAGGACTTCTACAATTTAACGGGTACAAGATTCACATACTCGGCAGCAGACCGGATTATCTGCTACACAGACACCGAGAAAAGAGAACTTGTGGGTATGGGAATAAAAGCTAACAAGATCTCTGTGATCCATAATGGGATAAATACAGATCATTTTGTTCCCGCTGATTCGCCCTGCTACGATAAAAGAAGACTTCTATGGATTGGCAGGTATGCAAAGGGGAAAGGTGTTGATTACCTTATAGATGCCTTCCACATCCTGAGGTCAAGGTTTCCGGGAATCCATCTGACTATGGTTGGAAGAGGACCGGATAAAGACAGGATAGCATCAAAAATAGATCAACTGGGTCTGGATCAGGATGTAGCCCTGAAGGATTTCATTCCGAATTCAGAGATCGTAAGTTTATACCAGAGTTCATCAGTGTTCGTCCTTCCCAGTCTGGAAGAAGGAGTTCCGCGCACTATCCTTGAAGCAATGGCCTGCGGTATCCCTGTAGTATGCACCCGTCTTCCCCAGCTGGTCGATATAGTTGATGGCAGTGGGATACTTGTTTCCTTAAGAGATGTTGACTCCCTGGTGCAAGGTATTTCTGAGATTCTATCCGATGCCAGCATTGCGAGAACCTTAGGGGAAAACGGAAGGGAGAATGTTGTGGAGAACTATTCCTGGACTGATACGGTAAAGAAAACAATACAACTGTACGAAGAGTTGATCTAA
- a CDS encoding winged helix-turn-helix domain-containing protein gives MTGEDPAKKKHEWMNKLKEEGKLKANPTEDHAIGLRTLQNPTRRKILKALSGNSLDMEGIGAQLGLSRSEAKFHLDMLENALYIEKSKDTEPVMYQLTPRGEGFLANVEDVK, from the coding sequence ATGACCGGAGAAGATCCTGCTAAGAAAAAACATGAGTGGATGAACAAGCTAAAGGAAGAGGGAAAATTAAAGGCAAACCCTACCGAGGATCATGCGATCGGCCTCAGAACCCTGCAGAACCCCACACGCCGTAAGATCCTCAAAGCGCTGAGCGGCAATTCACTTGATATGGAGGGGATAGGCGCCCAGCTCGGTCTCAGCAGGTCAGAGGCAAAGTTCCACCTGGACATGCTGGAAAATGCATTATACATTGAAAAGTCTAAGGATACCGAGCCTGTAATGTATCAACTGACACCAAGGGGCGAAGGTTTTCTTGCAAATGTAGAGGACGTAAAGTAA
- a CDS encoding 1-phosphofructokinase family hexose kinase, producing MRKIITLTMNPAIDKSTATEHVIPEHKLYCRPASYEPGGGGVNVSRAIRKLGGESLLVYPSGGMAGQMLQSLLKEEGVEQRPLSIEGMTRENLIVLEESTGQQYRFGMPGPQLTEEECEMCLRELANATPAPDYLVASGSLPLGVSSDFYARVARAGKGIGARVVVDAAGEALKLALDEGVYLIKPNIREFSHLAGRDVMEEPEIVEKARKIINEGKCEVIVISLGAAGALFISEDAVEHLVPPTVPISSKVGAGDSMVAGIVLALSEGKPLRQAVLYGLAAGTAAVMTPGTELCRKEDTERLYAKMI from the coding sequence ATGAGAAAGATAATCACCCTTACAATGAATCCTGCCATCGACAAGAGTACAGCCACAGAGCACGTGATCCCGGAGCATAAGCTCTACTGCAGGCCCGCCAGTTATGAACCTGGAGGAGGGGGCGTCAATGTGTCCAGGGCCATCAGGAAACTGGGGGGAGAGTCATTGCTCGTTTACCCTTCAGGCGGCATGGCTGGCCAGATGCTCCAGAGCCTCCTGAAGGAGGAAGGAGTGGAACAGAGACCCCTGAGCATAGAGGGAATGACCAGGGAGAACCTCATTGTCCTGGAGGAGTCTACAGGCCAGCAGTACCGCTTCGGCATGCCGGGCCCGCAGCTCACCGAAGAGGAGTGTGAGATGTGCCTGAGGGAGCTGGCCAATGCCACACCAGCCCCTGATTACCTGGTTGCCAGCGGGAGCCTGCCACTCGGAGTATCTTCTGATTTCTATGCCCGGGTGGCACGCGCCGGAAAGGGCATCGGAGCGAGGGTTGTCGTGGATGCAGCCGGCGAGGCCCTGAAACTGGCCCTGGATGAGGGTGTCTATCTCATCAAACCCAACATACGCGAGTTCAGTCATCTCGCAGGCAGGGATGTCATGGAGGAGCCGGAGATCGTGGAGAAGGCAAGGAAGATAATAAATGAAGGTAAATGCGAGGTCATTGTCATATCCCTAGGTGCAGCTGGCGCCCTGTTTATCTCGGAAGATGCAGTGGAGCACCTGGTCCCTCCCACAGTGCCCATCAGCAGCAAGGTGGGAGCCGGTGACAGCATGGTTGCAGGCATCGTCCTGGCACTTTCCGAAGGCAAGCCACTGCGCCAGGCAGTGCTCTACGGATTGGCAGCCGGCACTGCAGCTGTCATGACACCCGGCACAGAACTGTGCCGAAAAGAAGATACAGAGCGCCTGTATGCAAAAATGATATAA
- a CDS encoding glycosyltransferase family 4 protein yields the protein MNKNKDLIIGLISSPIAIPNKKQLFNLTKILSDISSHIYFITGNAGSDLLQDNKNADTYSITYNKVDNKLAKILGYIFLQIKISFIFLKIAKKANTWIFFHGSGTLLFPVFTAKILGKKIILMLPGSSKALKYSNDPFYPVVKILESINLKLSTNIIVYSSNLISEWGLSAYRKKILIAHEHFLDFDTFTITRKYSDRIDIVGYVGRLSEEKGILNLMQAIPDLILWNKKIRILIVGDGKLKNEIKSYLDEHQLNEYVNLIGWVHYNDLPNYLNLMKLLVLPSYSEGLPNVVLEAMACGTPVLTTPIGATLDIVKHNSTGFIMEENSSKCIAENIINAFNYPNIEQIIKNASNFVENEFSYENSVNVFEKTLNSIHESQKSNIKF from the coding sequence ATGAACAAAAATAAAGATTTGATCATTGGCTTAATTAGCTCTCCCATAGCTATACCCAATAAAAAACAATTGTTCAATTTAACAAAAATACTATCAGATATTTCAAGTCATATATATTTTATTACGGGAAATGCAGGGAGTGATCTTTTACAAGATAACAAAAACGCAGATACTTATTCAATAACTTATAATAAGGTTGACAATAAATTGGCAAAGATATTAGGATACATATTTTTACAAATAAAAATCTCATTCATATTCCTTAAAATAGCAAAGAAAGCCAATACATGGATTTTTTTCCATGGGTCGGGAACTTTATTATTCCCTGTGTTTACTGCAAAAATATTAGGTAAGAAGATAATTCTAATGCTGCCTGGTTCTTCAAAAGCTCTCAAATACTCAAATGATCCTTTTTATCCAGTAGTAAAGATATTGGAATCAATAAATTTAAAATTATCAACAAATATAATTGTTTACTCTAGCAATTTAATAAGTGAATGGGGCTTAAGCGCATATAGAAAAAAAATATTAATTGCGCATGAACACTTCCTTGATTTTGATACTTTTACTATTACTCGTAAATATTCCGACAGAATTGACATTGTTGGTTATGTTGGTCGGTTAAGTGAAGAAAAAGGGATTTTAAATCTAATGCAAGCAATTCCAGATCTCATATTGTGGAATAAAAAGATACGGATATTAATCGTGGGAGATGGAAAGTTAAAAAATGAAATAAAATCTTATTTGGATGAACATCAACTAAATGAATATGTCAATTTAATTGGATGGGTACATTACAACGATCTTCCTAATTACTTAAATCTAATGAAATTACTTGTTTTACCGTCATATTCTGAAGGTCTTCCAAATGTTGTTCTCGAAGCAATGGCATGTGGTACGCCAGTATTAACTACTCCTATAGGAGCAACACTTGATATTGTTAAGCACAATAGTACAGGGTTCATAATGGAAGAAAACTCCTCAAAATGTATAGCCGAAAATATAATAAATGCATTTAATTATCCAAACATTGAACAAATAATAAAAAATGCAAGTAATTTTGTCGAAAATGAGTTTTCGTATGAAAATTCAGTCAACGTGTTTGAGAAAACCCTCAATTCTATTCATGAAAGTCAAAAATCCAATATAAAATTCTAA